One stretch of Nicotiana tabacum cultivar K326 chromosome 18, ASM71507v2, whole genome shotgun sequence DNA includes these proteins:
- the LOC107826669 gene encoding metallocarboxypeptidase inhibitor, producing the protein MAEKGLSYKLVIIFTALLVVIAACSTKIHVMALRDLPKDVLPIATKLFQEQYDATCGKPCNTRDDCSKGWLCSECYNFRKTCGPLIGDVIMGM; encoded by the exons ATGGCTGAAAAGGGTCTGTCATATAAACTCGTTATCATTTTCACCGCTCTCCTTGTGGTTATTGCTG CTTGCTCCACGAAAATTCATGTGATGGCCCTAAGAGATCTACCTAAAGATGTATTACCAATTGCAACGAAACTATTTCAAGAACAATATGATGCAACTTGTGGGAAACCTTGTAATACTAGGGACGATTGCTCTAAAGGTTGGCTCTGTAGTGAATGTTATAATTTTAGAAAGACTTGTGGGCCACTTATTGgtgatgttattatgggcatgtga